One genomic segment of Melospiza georgiana isolate bMelGeo1 chromosome 21, bMelGeo1.pri, whole genome shotgun sequence includes these proteins:
- the FOXJ1 gene encoding forkhead box protein J1 yields MAWPGQALKAKGKLKCVEEDLDDSLPDLMWLRDFTVAQTGLPQLYSGSDPQDCYTMSESLFSLVDFESPCSPLAADPACKGTRHTPCTPVSSSTSSSSQHDPAVPPHLAGDIDYKTNPHVKPPYSYATLICMAMEASNKPKITLSAIYKWITDNFCYFRHADPTWQNSIRHNLSLNKSFIKVPREKDEPGKGGFWKLDPYYANRLKYGTYKKRRMSPVQIHPAFSGRAQAEARHVGSPASSSCSSNSLLEASVASQQLLKEFEESTSSQSWSPVGTKAGQKRKQPSPLPTAKAARLPSSALMTQEEQTELGSLKGVFDWETVFNTNLNGDFSTLVDMELPPSVNPVTCDLDWTGQGQHVECPQGQEQVVTESNQYSLDFNETLMATTFLEHPWDEGANDYLSNCVNIDQVFEDIDASLLADVINLSSLARLL; encoded by the exons ATGGCGTGGCCAGGCCAGGCACTGAAAGCCAAGGGCAAATTGAAGTGCGTGGAGGAAGACCTGGATGACAGCCTGCCCGACCTCATGTGGCTGAGGGACTTCACGGTGGCGCAGACTGGCCTGCCTCAGCTGTACTCCGGCTCGGACCCGCAGGACTGTTACACCATGAGCGAGAGCCTGTTCAGCCTGGTTGATTTCGAGTCTCCGTGCTCGCCGCTGGCCGCTGACCCGGCCTGCAAGGGCACTCGGCACACGCCCTGCACTCCCgtctcctcctccacctcctccagcTCGCAGCACGACCCGGCTGTGCCCCCTCATCTGGCCGGGGACATCGACTACAAGACCAACCCTCACGTCAAGCCCCCCTACTCGTACGCCACCCTCATCTGCATGGCCATGGAGGCCAGCAATAAACCCAAAATCACCCTCTCTGCCATCTACAAGTGGATTACTGACAACTTCTGCTACTTCCGACACGCTGACCCCACCTGGCAG AACTCCATCAGGCACAACCTGTCCTTGAACAAGTCTTTCATCAAGGTGCCTCGAGAGAAAGACGAGCCGGGGAAGGGCGGATTTTGGAAGCTGGACCCCTACTACGCCAACCGGCTCAAGTACGGCACCTACAAGAAGCGCAGGATGTCCCCGGTGCAGATCCACCCGGCCTTCTCTGGGAGAGCCCAGGCAGAGGCACGGCACGTTGGCagcccagcctcctcctcctgcagctccaacaGCCTCCTGGAGGCCAGCGTGGCATCGCAGCAGCTGCTCAAAGAGTTTGAGGAGAgcaccagcagccagagctggagcCCCGTGGGGACCAAGGCGGGGCAGAAGCGCAAGCAGCCCTCGCCCCTGCCCACGGCCAAGGCAGCCcggctgcccagctctgccctgatgACCCAGGAGGAGCAGACTGAGCTGGGCTCCCTCAAAGGTGTCTTTGACTGGGAGACTGTCTTTAACACCAACCTCAATGGAGACTTCTCCACGCTGGTGGATATGGAGCTCCCGCCTTCCGTCAACCCCGTCACGTGCGACCTGGACTGGACAGGACAAGGGCAGCACGTGGAGTGTCCCCAGGGGCAGGAACAAGTTGTCACTGAATCCAACCAGTACAGCCTGGACTTTAATGAAACCCTCATGGCCACCACTTTcttggagcatccctgggatgAAGGGGCAAATGATTACCTCTCCAATTGTGTCAACATCGACCAGGTGTTCGAAGACATTGATGCCTCTTTGCTGGCAGATGTCATCAacctgagcagcctggcacgCCTCTTGTAA